In Geopsychrobacter electrodiphilus DSM 16401, a single window of DNA contains:
- a CDS encoding metallophosphoesterase family protein, with protein sequence MRFIHTSDIHLGKTYRNSPGEAERYQDFFACLAGIVTDAVNEQVDFVLIGGDLFHVGQILPKTFARTIETLQPLKDAGIPCIAIEGNHDWIHRRDSISWMEALSEMGYIRLLRPERTTDGGYRFAPFDSETGSGGHVVIGGLNIYGLGYIGAQAGSHVERICAAVTTENNLLLFHVGIWSYSPVEIGNMKLEEAHPLAEKFGYVALGHGHKPYVIETPEGRSYAWNPGAPERVNFGEQKYDKGYCFVTFDGAEYQVERRATHPRPMLVETINLEGAESAEVALQSFVVQLREKLPALEDDRAPLLELKLTGRTGFHPFELGRERLQYAVEEIQPALHLELKNQLSLISRSTEAENSRKSLAEIEQDVLQGLIGANSDYQGREEELIRLAICLRDAAQQGDLDGDDLLALLDGEA encoded by the coding sequence ATGCGCTTTATTCATACCTCCGATATCCACCTCGGCAAGACCTACCGTAACTCGCCCGGCGAAGCCGAACGCTATCAGGATTTCTTCGCCTGCCTGGCCGGCATTGTCACCGATGCGGTCAACGAACAGGTCGATTTTGTGCTGATCGGCGGCGACCTCTTTCACGTCGGGCAGATCTTGCCGAAAACCTTCGCCAGAACCATCGAAACCCTGCAGCCGCTTAAGGACGCCGGTATCCCCTGTATCGCCATCGAAGGGAATCACGACTGGATCCATCGCCGTGACAGCATTAGTTGGATGGAGGCGCTCTCCGAAATGGGCTATATCCGGCTGCTGCGTCCGGAGCGGACCACTGACGGCGGCTACCGCTTTGCTCCTTTCGACAGCGAAACCGGCAGCGGCGGACATGTGGTCATCGGCGGGCTCAATATATACGGTCTCGGCTACATCGGCGCCCAGGCCGGCAGCCACGTCGAACGGATCTGCGCGGCGGTTACCACCGAGAACAACCTGCTGCTCTTTCATGTCGGTATCTGGAGCTATTCGCCGGTCGAAATCGGCAACATGAAGCTCGAAGAAGCGCACCCCCTGGCGGAAAAGTTCGGATATGTCGCGCTGGGTCATGGCCACAAGCCCTACGTCATCGAAACCCCTGAAGGGCGATCCTACGCCTGGAATCCCGGAGCGCCTGAACGGGTCAACTTCGGCGAACAGAAGTATGACAAGGGCTATTGTTTTGTCACATTTGATGGGGCTGAGTATCAGGTTGAACGGCGCGCTACTCACCCGCGGCCGATGCTGGTTGAAACGATTAATCTCGAGGGGGCCGAGAGCGCCGAAGTCGCGTTGCAGAGCTTTGTTGTTCAACTGCGTGAAAAACTTCCAGCGCTTGAGGATGACCGCGCTCCGTTGCTCGAATTGAAACTGACCGGCCGGACAGGGTTCCACCCCTTTGAGTTGGGGCGTGAACGGCTGCAGTATGCGGTTGAAGAGATTCAGCCCGCTTTACACCTTGAACTTAAAAATCAACTTTCGTTGATCAGCCGCAGCACAGAAGCGGAGAATTCCCGGAAAAGTCTGGCTGAAATTGAGCAGGATGTGTTGCAGGGGTTGATCGGGGCGAACAGCGACTATCAGGGGCGTGAGGAGGAGTTGATCCGTCTGGCCATCTGCCTGAGGGATGCGGCCCAGCAGGGCGACCTCGACGGCGATGATCTGTTGGCGTTGCTGGACGGGGAGGCCTGA
- a CDS encoding GAF domain-containing protein, producing the protein MEIKEFCRNLDRLLASRDLLGAGLALAVKAIGQGLNVSTGEIALLLADEKAEALHFLWPRGLQNSGTIPFSSKESLAARTYRELEPVMNNNFSVTRHTSIFEVFPLKEQYGQALPIQKILSVPIRNRERCLGVLQVCRKAASHAEAGPDFTREQLLGAGLIARTLMRHL; encoded by the coding sequence ATGGAGATAAAAGAGTTTTGCCGCAACCTTGATCGGTTGCTTGCCAGTCGTGATCTGCTAGGAGCAGGGTTGGCCCTTGCTGTGAAAGCGATCGGCCAGGGCCTGAACGTCAGCACGGGGGAGATTGCCCTGCTGCTGGCGGATGAAAAGGCCGAGGCCTTGCACTTTCTCTGGCCACGTGGCCTACAGAATTCGGGAACCATCCCTTTCTCCAGTAAGGAATCTCTGGCCGCTCGGACCTATCGGGAGTTGGAGCCTGTGATGAATAACAATTTTTCCGTCACCCGCCATACTTCAATTTTTGAAGTGTTTCCGTTAAAAGAACAGTATGGACAGGCCCTGCCGATTCAAAAGATTCTCAGTGTTCCGATTCGAAATCGGGAGCGTTGTCTCGGAGTCTTACAAGTCTGTCGCAAGGCCGCCAGCCACGCCGAAGCGGGCCCGGATTTCACCCGCGAGCAACTTTTGGGTGCGGGACTGATCGCCCGGACGCTCATGCGTCATCTATAG
- a CDS encoding tetratricopeptide repeat protein — protein MSGMAQSHYRLGMNYYHGKGVDRSYSEARKWFRLAAQEDYPRAYFMLGRMADTGKGCEQNPEEAVFWYRKAADKNYARAQNQLGQAYFRGRGVEPSYNEALRYFRLAAAQGFSDAQYNLGLMHAKGHGVPKDFSEAKRWWSKAAEQGNPKVQFTLGHMYLVGKGVKRNYGKARQWFRQAADQNFPTAQYHLGLMYARGTGVLQNFTEAYKWLQKAAEQDYVDAQYSLGSILARGNDEIRDPGKALVWYLKAAEHSHLKSMVAAGQLYAKGLGVASDLNEAHRWWMTAADAGNPDAQFNLGVMYINGKGVARDYMKARKWWTRAADQGHTKAQYCLGIMYSTGTGVEQDVDEAMKWKEAAELWETLE, from the coding sequence ATGAGTGGAATGGCGCAATCTCACTATCGTCTAGGCATGAACTATTATCATGGCAAGGGGGTTGATCGAAGTTATTCTGAAGCCCGGAAATGGTTTCGATTAGCCGCTCAGGAGGACTATCCGCGGGCTTATTTCATGTTGGGACGAATGGCCGACACGGGAAAGGGCTGTGAGCAGAATCCTGAAGAAGCGGTCTTCTGGTACCGTAAGGCAGCCGATAAAAATTACGCGCGTGCACAAAATCAATTAGGGCAGGCTTATTTCAGGGGACGTGGTGTTGAGCCGAGTTATAATGAAGCCCTCAGATATTTCAGGCTCGCGGCTGCCCAGGGTTTTTCGGATGCGCAGTACAATCTTGGTCTGATGCACGCCAAAGGGCATGGGGTGCCCAAGGATTTTTCAGAAGCCAAACGCTGGTGGAGCAAGGCAGCTGAACAGGGAAACCCCAAGGTTCAGTTTACTCTTGGGCACATGTATCTGGTAGGTAAGGGGGTCAAGCGTAATTATGGCAAAGCCCGGCAATGGTTCCGTCAGGCTGCAGACCAGAATTTTCCAACCGCCCAATATCATCTGGGCCTCATGTATGCGCGTGGTACCGGAGTACTACAAAATTTCACCGAAGCGTATAAATGGCTACAGAAGGCTGCCGAACAGGATTATGTCGATGCTCAATACAGCCTCGGGAGTATCCTGGCCCGTGGAAACGATGAAATCCGAGATCCTGGCAAGGCCTTGGTCTGGTATCTGAAAGCCGCAGAACACAGCCACTTGAAGTCCATGGTTGCTGCAGGCCAATTGTACGCCAAGGGGTTGGGTGTTGCCTCTGACCTTAATGAAGCGCATCGCTGGTGGATGACCGCCGCTGACGCCGGGAATCCAGATGCTCAGTTCAATCTCGGGGTGATGTACATCAACGGCAAGGGTGTCGCACGCGATTATATGAAAGCTCGCAAGTGGTGGACGCGAGCCGCAGATCAGGGTCATACCAAGGCACAATATTGTTTGGGAATCATGTATTCAACCGGTACAGGAGTTGAGCAGGACGTTGATGAAGCGATGAAATGGAAAGAGGCAGCTGAACTTTGGGAGACTCTTGAATAA
- a CDS encoding c-type cytochrome: protein MFNLRFTACLALVFFSLFLGACSKKEAGQKETGTAKVTESTETGSNQRGQEVYDGVCHSCHSTGVAGAPKLGDKAAWSGRIAKGVDALVQSALNGKGSMPPKGGERTLNEAEIRAAVNYMVDQAR, encoded by the coding sequence ATGTTCAATCTTCGTTTTACCGCCTGTCTTGCGCTTGTATTTTTCAGCCTTTTTCTGGGGGCGTGCAGCAAAAAGGAGGCAGGTCAGAAAGAAACAGGAACAGCCAAAGTAACGGAGTCCACAGAAACAGGGAGCAATCAGCGAGGGCAAGAAGTCTATGATGGGGTTTGTCACTCCTGCCATAGCACCGGAGTCGCCGGCGCTCCAAAACTTGGCGATAAAGCCGCCTGGAGTGGACGAATCGCTAAGGGCGTAGATGCTCTGGTGCAGAGCGCTCTAAACGGCAAAGGGAGTATGCCACCCAAAGGTGGAGAACGTACTTTAAATGAGGCTGAAATCAGGGCGGCGGTTAATTATATGGTTGATCAGGCCCGCTAA
- a CDS encoding GTP-binding protein has protein sequence MSFINYASREINCKIVYYGPGLCGKTTNLQYIYNKTAQDAKGKMISLATETERTLFFDFLPLALGEIRGFKTRFHLYTVPGQVFYDASRKLILKGVDGVVFVADSQEERLDANIESMENLKDNLEEQGFQLEKLPFVIQYNKRDLPNCTPVEELRDLLNPNGVPDLEACASSGEGTFETLKAVAKLVLIDLKKGS, from the coding sequence ATGTCCTTCATAAACTACGCTTCACGCGAGATTAACTGCAAAATCGTCTATTACGGCCCTGGTCTCTGCGGCAAGACGACCAACCTGCAGTATATCTACAACAAGACTGCTCAAGACGCCAAGGGGAAGATGATCTCCCTTGCGACTGAAACCGAGCGGACCCTGTTCTTTGACTTTTTGCCTCTGGCCCTGGGTGAAATTCGTGGTTTCAAAACCCGCTTTCACCTCTATACGGTGCCGGGGCAGGTATTTTACGACGCCTCACGCAAATTGATCCTGAAAGGGGTTGATGGTGTGGTGTTTGTTGCAGACTCTCAAGAAGAACGATTAGATGCCAATATAGAAAGTATGGAAAATCTCAAGGACAATCTTGAGGAACAAGGATTTCAGCTCGAAAAACTTCCATTTGTTATTCAATACAACAAACGGGACCTCCCAAATTGCACCCCTGTAGAAGAGCTTCGTGACCTGCTCAACCCCAACGGGGTGCCCGACCTTGAAGCCTGCGCTTCCTCCGGAGAAGGGACCTTTGAAACCCTCAAAGCAGTCGCCAAACTGGTCCTGATTGACCTTAAAAAAGGTAGCTGA
- a CDS encoding bacteriohemerythrin has product MAIMIWNEKYSVGVTELDEQHKSLIHMINEMHYAMNNDKGQEAITSIIEQMFAYMELHFSTEEGYMQQFGYLGLLAHQKSHEEFRSKARDLRERVSAGEFVLSFEILQFLSDWLQNHILVSDMKYTSLFAEKGLR; this is encoded by the coding sequence ATGGCAATTATGATCTGGAATGAAAAATACAGTGTTGGCGTTACAGAATTGGATGAACAGCATAAGTCCCTGATCCATATGATCAATGAAATGCACTACGCCATGAATAATGATAAGGGCCAGGAAGCGATCACCTCAATCATTGAGCAGATGTTCGCCTATATGGAACTCCATTTCTCAACCGAAGAGGGCTACATGCAACAGTTCGGCTATCTTGGGTTGTTGGCGCATCAAAAATCACATGAGGAGTTCCGTAGCAAAGCCAGGGATCTTCGCGAACGCGTCAGCGCCGGGGAGTTTGTCCTGTCATTTGAAATCCTTCAGTTTCTCTCCGACTGGCTACAGAATCACATCCTGGTCTCCGATATGAAGTACACCTCCCTCTTTGCCGAAAAAGGGCTGCGTTGA
- the mqnB gene encoding futalosine hydrolase, translated as MRVNPIMICLLAATPHETALLRQQLPLSPDPLLPGRSFSCHFCEVKILLVHTGIGAVSAAFNLTRLLERIAPQALIVFGCGGSYPTSGLQNGDLALATSELFGDLGTASEGGFVPLAELGISAQPGAPKLFEQLLFLNDKYYTAALACLREAPELSQFKISLGPFVTVNTVSGTEVLCRELEARSGGLCENMEGAALAQVAREYSIPLLEVRGISNPCGTRDRSCWDLPAGMASAQRAVLRLLKDLPELRKRACS; from the coding sequence TTGCGCGTTAACCCGATAATGATCTGTCTGCTGGCGGCGACCCCTCATGAAACGGCGCTCTTGCGCCAGCAACTCCCCTTGTCGCCCGATCCACTTCTGCCTGGGCGCAGTTTTTCCTGCCACTTCTGTGAAGTTAAAATTCTGTTAGTACATACCGGTATCGGCGCGGTTTCAGCTGCGTTTAATTTGACCCGCCTGCTGGAACGCATCGCGCCACAAGCATTGATCGTCTTCGGTTGTGGTGGCAGTTATCCAACCAGTGGGCTCCAGAATGGCGATCTGGCATTGGCGACATCTGAACTCTTCGGAGATCTGGGGACTGCCAGTGAAGGGGGCTTTGTACCGCTTGCCGAACTGGGGATTTCTGCGCAACCGGGGGCACCCAAACTTTTTGAACAGCTGCTTTTTCTGAACGATAAATACTACACAGCTGCTCTTGCCTGCTTACGTGAGGCACCAGAGCTGAGTCAGTTCAAAATCAGCCTGGGGCCGTTTGTTACGGTGAATACGGTGAGTGGCACCGAAGTGCTCTGTCGCGAGCTGGAAGCCCGAAGTGGTGGTCTCTGCGAGAATATGGAAGGTGCTGCCCTGGCTCAGGTGGCGAGGGAATATTCCATCCCACTGCTTGAGGTGCGAGGGATATCAAATCCCTGTGGCACCCGCGATCGTTCCTGCTGGGATCTGCCCGCCGGTATGGCCAGCGCCCAGCGCGCCGTTTTGCGCCTGTTGAAGGATCTACCTGAATTGAGGAAGCGCGCATGCAGTTGA
- the ilvD gene encoding dihydroxy-acid dehydratase, with protein sequence MAEAAMKRRSSEITGKRDGDNWVERTAARTMLRAVRFTDADFDKPLIALAVPYTNGTPCNDQIRELGDLLQAEIEAAGGKAIIFGTPVVSDGISMGTEAMKYSLVSREVIADAIEVMTEGYRVDAVLTLSGCDKTIPAALMPIARNNLIGLTLYGGSILPGRHADQDLNIVSAFEGIGAHAAGKIDDRQLHAIECHACPGAGSCGGMYTANTMAAAIEALGMSVPGSSSNMAVDANNCISVDKRGDAARSVAALFGLLESGLTARDIMTRRAFENALTLAWALGGSTNAVLHLLALAREAAVDLTLSDIAAITKNVPLLGNFKPFGRYLMNDLHPLGGVPMVMKLLFDAGYLHGDCLTVSGKTVAENLKEVPNLPSGQDVVFPPDKPYAPAGRHIRILHGNLAAEGCVLKQSGKALSTSTGPARVFEREEDALAAILSGKILPGDVIVIRYEGPQGGPGMREMLAPSAALMGAGLGNSVALITDGRFSGGTHGIMIGHIAPEAQVGGVLALVTEGDRIEINLENEELNLLVTADEIKRRRSTWLAPAPRYLRGVLAKYARLVSSASRGAVTS encoded by the coding sequence ATAGCGGAGGCAGCGATGAAGCGACGCAGCAGCGAAATCACCGGTAAGCGGGACGGCGATAACTGGGTCGAACGTACGGCGGCGCGCACCATGTTGCGGGCGGTCCGCTTTACGGATGCCGACTTTGACAAACCACTGATCGCGCTGGCAGTTCCCTACACCAACGGCACCCCCTGCAACGACCAGATCCGAGAGCTGGGTGATCTGCTGCAGGCCGAAATCGAAGCGGCCGGCGGCAAGGCGATCATCTTCGGCACGCCGGTAGTCTCCGACGGCATCTCAATGGGGACCGAAGCGATGAAATACTCGCTGGTCAGCCGCGAAGTGATTGCCGATGCCATCGAGGTGATGACCGAAGGATACCGGGTCGACGCGGTACTGACCCTCAGCGGCTGCGACAAAACTATTCCCGCGGCACTGATGCCGATCGCGCGGAATAATCTGATCGGCCTGACCCTCTACGGCGGCAGCATCCTACCTGGTCGCCACGCTGATCAGGACCTGAATATCGTCAGCGCCTTTGAAGGAATCGGCGCCCATGCCGCAGGCAAAATCGATGACCGGCAACTGCACGCCATCGAATGCCACGCCTGTCCCGGTGCCGGCTCCTGCGGTGGCATGTACACCGCCAACACCATGGCCGCCGCCATCGAAGCGCTTGGCATGAGTGTGCCCGGGTCCTCTTCCAATATGGCGGTCGATGCCAACAATTGCATCTCAGTCGATAAACGCGGGGATGCGGCGCGCAGCGTGGCCGCACTCTTCGGCTTACTCGAATCGGGTCTGACGGCCCGCGATATCATGACGCGCAGGGCCTTCGAGAATGCCCTGACCCTGGCCTGGGCGCTGGGGGGCTCGACCAACGCGGTGCTGCACCTGCTGGCGCTGGCCAGAGAGGCAGCGGTCGATCTGACCCTCAGCGACATCGCGGCGATCACCAAAAACGTGCCGCTGCTCGGCAACTTCAAACCCTTCGGCCGCTACCTGATGAATGACCTGCATCCGCTGGGTGGCGTCCCGATGGTGATGAAGCTGCTGTTTGACGCCGGCTACCTGCATGGAGATTGCCTGACCGTCAGCGGCAAAACCGTCGCCGAAAACCTCAAGGAGGTTCCCAACCTGCCGAGCGGTCAGGATGTCGTCTTCCCTCCGGATAAGCCCTATGCCCCGGCGGGAAGACATATCCGCATTCTGCACGGTAATCTGGCGGCTGAAGGCTGCGTCCTCAAGCAGAGCGGCAAGGCGCTTTCGACCAGCACCGGTCCGGCCCGCGTCTTCGAACGCGAGGAGGACGCGCTGGCAGCGATTCTGAGCGGGAAAATTCTGCCGGGCGATGTGATTGTCATTCGCTATGAAGGTCCGCAAGGCGGCCCCGGGATGCGGGAGATGCTGGCCCCCTCGGCAGCGCTGATGGGCGCGGGGCTTGGCAACAGCGTGGCATTGATCACCGACGGGCGTTTCTCCGGCGGCACCCACGGCATCATGATCGGCCACATTGCCCCGGAGGCACAGGTCGGAGGGGTGCTGGCACTGGTTACAGAAGGGGATCGGATCGAGATCAATCTGGAGAATGAGGAGCTTAACCTGCTGGTAACTGCAGACGAGATCAAACGCCGGCGCAGTACCTGGCTGGCGCCCGCGCCCCGCTATTTACGCGGGGTACTGGCCAAATATGCACGCCTGGTGTCTTCGGCGTCACGCGGGGCAGTGACCAGTTAG
- the serA gene encoding phosphoglycerate dehydrogenase, with translation MKVLVTDEISENGLALLLEDPRVELDKKLGLSKAQLHDTIGAYEAIITRSGTTVDEALLDHATNLKMIARAGVGIDNVDVAAASKRGIIVVNAPLGNTNSAAEHTMALLLSLCRNIPVANADLKSGAWNRAPFTGHELKGRTLGIIGLGKVGGRVARRAKAFEMEVIACDPYIAEKRAEDFGVKLVPLDDIVRFADVITVHTPLNEETRGMITARHFAKMQDGVIIINCARGGIFEEEATLEALNSGKVIGAAFDVWSKEPPDTETLKQLIGHPNMVVTPHLGANTFEAQKNVAVDVSREIISYLDGLPLENALNIPRFDPDLMDQMKPFIGLISTIGDFISQLAPPNPNKITFTYHGKLARFDCAPLTVSGLAALLNHCTEQEVNLVNANLVAHNMGIAVEEIRSTETESFSNLITLTLESAEGSRTVSGTLFEGTPKIVKMRNFDIDFRPEAHMLVMTYADRPGALGKIGTILGDAGVNIGNMSLGRREKAGEAMVVFSIDSPADEATLQKIYTAIDAKYIKAVKLKA, from the coding sequence ATGAAAGTACTGGTGACAGATGAAATTTCAGAGAACGGACTGGCGCTGCTTCTCGAGGACCCTCGCGTAGAGCTGGACAAGAAGCTCGGCCTTTCCAAGGCGCAACTTCATGATACCATCGGAGCCTACGAGGCGATCATTACCCGTAGCGGCACCACCGTTGACGAAGCGCTGCTGGATCACGCAACCAATTTGAAAATGATCGCCCGCGCCGGAGTCGGCATTGACAATGTCGACGTCGCAGCGGCCAGCAAACGTGGCATTATCGTCGTCAACGCGCCACTCGGGAATACCAATTCAGCGGCCGAGCATACCATGGCCCTGTTACTCAGCCTGTGCCGCAACATCCCGGTGGCCAACGCCGACCTCAAGAGTGGCGCCTGGAATCGCGCCCCCTTCACCGGGCATGAACTGAAAGGCCGCACACTCGGGATCATCGGGCTAGGCAAGGTTGGAGGCCGGGTGGCGCGACGCGCCAAGGCGTTCGAGATGGAAGTCATCGCCTGCGACCCCTACATTGCAGAAAAACGTGCCGAAGATTTCGGTGTGAAGCTGGTGCCGCTGGACGATATCGTACGTTTCGCCGACGTGATTACCGTACACACACCGCTCAACGAAGAAACCAGAGGGATGATCACGGCCAGGCATTTTGCCAAAATGCAGGACGGCGTCATCATCATCAACTGCGCCCGTGGTGGCATCTTTGAAGAGGAGGCAACCCTTGAGGCCTTAAACAGCGGCAAGGTCATAGGTGCAGCCTTCGATGTCTGGAGTAAGGAGCCACCAGACACCGAAACCCTGAAGCAGTTAATCGGCCATCCCAATATGGTGGTCACCCCGCATCTGGGCGCCAACACCTTTGAGGCGCAGAAAAATGTCGCGGTCGACGTCAGTAGAGAAATTATCAGCTATCTGGATGGTCTGCCGCTTGAGAATGCGCTGAACATTCCGCGTTTCGACCCGGACCTGATGGACCAGATGAAACCCTTCATCGGACTGATCAGCACCATCGGCGACTTTATCTCACAGCTTGCGCCGCCCAACCCGAACAAGATCACCTTCACCTATCACGGCAAGCTGGCACGGTTCGACTGTGCACCGCTGACGGTCAGTGGCCTGGCCGCGCTGCTCAATCATTGCACCGAGCAGGAGGTTAATCTGGTCAACGCCAACCTGGTGGCGCACAACATGGGGATCGCCGTCGAAGAGATTCGTTCGACGGAAACTGAATCGTTCTCCAACCTGATCACACTGACCCTGGAGAGCGCAGAAGGTTCGCGCACCGTCTCCGGTACCCTGTTTGAGGGAACGCCGAAGATCGTCAAGATGCGCAACTTCGATATCGATTTCCGCCCCGAAGCGCACATGCTGGTGATGACCTACGCCGACCGTCCCGGCGCCCTCGGGAAGATCGGCACCATCCTCGGCGACGCCGGAGTCAATATCGGCAACATGAGCCTCGGACGCCGCGAAAAGGCCGGCGAAGCGATGGTCGTCTTCTCGATCGACTCCCCGGCTGACGAGGCAACCCTGCAAAAGATCTATACGGCGATCGACGCCAAATACATCAAAGCGGTGAAATTAAAAGCCTGA
- a CDS encoding roadblock/LC7 domain-containing protein, giving the protein MLGPQSSLVMYDEEYKRIMVLIEKLLRESNSKVIFLVDKNGQLIAAAGETEHLDTTSLASLTAGNIAATGGLAKLIGEKEFSILFHEGEKDNLHISIIGGRVILVVIFDERSSLGLVRLRVKKASIDLENVFAELVRKTEIHAASPGVDSPFAEITDDDIDNLFN; this is encoded by the coding sequence ATGCTTGGGCCACAATCATCCCTGGTCATGTATGACGAGGAATACAAGCGCATCATGGTGCTCATCGAAAAACTTCTCCGGGAGTCGAACTCAAAAGTTATCTTTTTGGTCGACAAAAACGGACAGCTTATCGCTGCCGCCGGCGAAACAGAGCATCTCGACACGACAAGCCTGGCGTCATTGACGGCTGGCAACATTGCAGCAACCGGGGGACTGGCCAAACTGATTGGCGAGAAGGAATTCTCGATCCTGTTTCACGAGGGAGAGAAGGACAATCTCCATATCTCCATCATCGGCGGGCGTGTCATTCTGGTTGTCATCTTCGATGAACGCAGTTCACTGGGTCTCGTTCGACTGCGGGTCAAAAAAGCCAGCATTGATCTTGAAAATGTCTTCGCTGAACTGGTCAGGAAAACAGAGATTCACGCTGCATCCCCCGGCGTCGACAGTCCATTTGCCGAAATTACCGACGACGATATAGACAACCTCTTTAACTGA
- a CDS encoding zinc ribbon-containing protein has translation MTEQKQNPEENEDVRLYQKIADRAAELLQEGRKSIDEALKKAGDEIASGGEYTREQAEKAGAYLRRDLTEVGRKLKQSRDTVIAAAEPHRLAAGVQSGLAKLLTSTADFLGDIADRSEKVLEFHTGEVTSPGTLTCKDCGKELRLKATVRIPPCPSCHKTIFRKSY, from the coding sequence ATGACTGAGCAAAAACAAAATCCCGAAGAGAACGAGGACGTTCGTCTTTATCAAAAGATTGCTGACCGCGCCGCTGAGCTTTTACAGGAAGGACGCAAAAGCATCGATGAAGCGTTAAAAAAAGCGGGGGATGAAATTGCGTCTGGGGGTGAATATACCCGTGAACAAGCCGAAAAAGCTGGGGCCTATCTACGCCGTGACCTCACCGAGGTCGGTCGCAAGCTCAAACAGTCGCGCGACACGGTCATTGCGGCAGCGGAGCCCCACCGTTTAGCGGCCGGCGTTCAAAGTGGCCTGGCCAAGCTGCTCACTTCAACTGCCGATTTTCTGGGGGATATCGCAGATCGCTCAGAAAAGGTCCTTGAGTTTCACACCGGCGAGGTCACCAGTCCCGGCACCCTGACCTGCAAGGACTGCGGTAAGGAGCTGCGCCTCAAAGCGACCGTGCGCATCCCCCCCTGTCCCTCGTGCCACAAAACGATTTTTCGTAAATCGTACTGA
- a CDS encoding 1,4-dihydroxy-6-naphthoate synthase, translating into MQLTLGYSPCPNDTFIFHALSHGLVEAPFRLQVRHEDVETLNQLARQSMLDLTKISYHAFGHLRDQYCLLRAGGALGRGCGPLVVAKRPMEMRELVDQTIAIPGELTTANLLLQLHGEGYRKLKVMSFEQIMSAVALGEVAAGVIIHESRFTFAEQGLVKLLDLGDWWEQETGHPIPLGGILAKRNLGKALINAVDDAIGRSLDYAWAHPRQATAYICAHAQEMDEAVMRQHIELYVNQYSRDLGDAGVAAVEDLFARAEKRGLIPGSSQALFV; encoded by the coding sequence ATGCAGTTGACTCTCGGCTATTCCCCCTGTCCGAACGATACTTTTATTTTTCATGCCTTGAGTCATGGTCTGGTTGAGGCCCCTTTCCGCCTGCAGGTACGGCATGAAGATGTTGAAACCCTCAATCAGCTGGCGCGGCAATCGATGCTGGATTTGACCAAAATCAGCTATCACGCCTTCGGACATCTGCGCGACCAATATTGTTTATTGCGAGCCGGCGGGGCCCTGGGCCGTGGTTGCGGACCCCTGGTGGTGGCGAAACGACCGATGGAGATGCGTGAACTGGTGGATCAGACGATCGCCATCCCGGGGGAGTTGACGACCGCCAATCTGTTGTTGCAGCTCCACGGGGAGGGCTATCGTAAACTGAAGGTGATGTCGTTTGAGCAGATCATGTCGGCTGTCGCTCTGGGTGAAGTCGCCGCCGGTGTCATTATTCACGAATCGCGGTTTACTTTTGCCGAGCAGGGGTTGGTCAAGCTGCTTGACTTGGGGGACTGGTGGGAACAGGAGACCGGTCATCCGATCCCGCTCGGGGGGATTCTGGCGAAACGAAATCTGGGAAAAGCGCTGATCAACGCGGTCGATGATGCCATTGGTCGGAGTCTGGATTACGCCTGGGCTCATCCTCGGCAGGCTACCGCGTATATCTGCGCCCATGCCCAGGAGATGGATGAAGCGGTGATGCGCCAACATATTGAGCTCTACGTGAATCAGTACTCGCGCGATCTGGGTGATGCCGGCGTTGCCGCCGTCGAAGATCTCTTTGCCCGCGCCGAAAAGCGTGGGCTGATTCCTGGGAGCAGTCAGGCTCTCTTTGTCTGA